The proteins below come from a single Agromyces flavus genomic window:
- a CDS encoding polysaccharide deacetylase family protein: protein MPRGGEATHSRASVAAAIAVLVAATALGGCSAGGAGPGASPMSVPFATASPTATPDPRPGAAPIPTPQVVPGPPRLGPDRTGALVPRLAAMRTDTLAASARWATPPGVTEFGEALTRRVEEALLAYVGERGVDWQPGVDLVAGGAAQPCWGGSFTTPTPSSLIVDCSIVVASGPLLGERVSLNRHEAGAASSVVREVWYADAATGGVYGGATLYAPGRESRVLSLVAEGLRATGRIEPGVDPFAGLGTDARRAILADSAVTPAGVVISVALAADVGRVVSVHVPARLLGPLLSEQGRAALDAAAAGGDYAPSGAAVGDDPVDCSFVPCVSITFDDGPSSLTPGLLDVLDRERVVATFFVQGSAVQASPDVAGRIVESGHQIGNHTWRHPNLTKLTDEEVRRELTRTQQAIASATGASASSMRPPYGASNAKVRGLVGLPVIVWDVDTRDWEEPGTDVVVDRAITQSSRGSIVLLHDTHQQTVDAVPAIIAGLRGRGFALSTVAGQFDGGLPGPGTLVSHGPR from the coding sequence ATGCCTCGGGGTGGGGAGGCGACGCACTCGCGTGCGTCGGTCGCCGCGGCGATCGCGGTCCTGGTCGCCGCGACCGCACTGGGCGGCTGCTCTGCCGGTGGTGCCGGCCCCGGGGCGAGCCCGATGAGCGTGCCGTTCGCCACCGCCTCCCCGACCGCCACGCCGGATCCGAGGCCGGGCGCCGCGCCGATCCCCACGCCGCAGGTCGTGCCGGGACCGCCCAGACTGGGGCCCGATCGAACGGGCGCACTCGTCCCGCGGCTCGCCGCCATGCGCACCGACACGCTCGCGGCATCCGCGCGGTGGGCGACGCCGCCCGGTGTCACGGAGTTCGGCGAGGCGCTCACCCGACGGGTCGAGGAGGCGCTGCTCGCGTACGTCGGCGAGCGGGGGGTGGACTGGCAGCCCGGTGTGGACCTGGTCGCCGGCGGCGCAGCCCAGCCGTGCTGGGGCGGATCGTTCACGACGCCCACGCCGTCCAGCCTGATCGTGGACTGCTCCATCGTCGTCGCCTCGGGTCCGCTGCTCGGCGAGCGCGTCTCGCTGAATCGGCACGAGGCCGGTGCGGCGTCCTCGGTCGTGCGCGAGGTCTGGTACGCGGATGCCGCGACCGGCGGGGTGTACGGCGGAGCGACCCTCTACGCGCCCGGGCGCGAGTCGCGCGTGCTGTCCCTCGTCGCGGAGGGCCTCCGCGCGACCGGCCGGATCGAACCGGGCGTGGATCCGTTCGCGGGCCTGGGAACGGACGCCCGGCGGGCGATCCTCGCCGACTCCGCGGTCACGCCGGCGGGTGTCGTCATCTCGGTCGCACTGGCCGCGGACGTCGGCCGGGTCGTCTCCGTGCACGTCCCCGCCCGACTGCTCGGACCGCTGCTCTCGGAGCAGGGCAGGGCGGCGCTCGACGCGGCGGCGGCCGGCGGCGACTACGCTCCGAGCGGTGCCGCCGTCGGGGACGACCCCGTCGACTGCTCCTTCGTGCCCTGCGTCTCGATCACGTTCGACGACGGGCCGTCGTCGCTGACCCCCGGCCTGCTCGACGTCCTCGATCGCGAGCGCGTGGTGGCGACGTTCTTCGTCCAGGGGTCGGCGGTCCAGGCGTCCCCGGACGTCGCGGGGCGGATCGTCGAATCCGGCCACCAGATCGGCAACCACACGTGGCGCCATCCGAACCTGACCAAGCTCACCGATGAGGAGGTGCGGCGCGAGCTCACCCGGACCCAGCAGGCGATCGCGAGCGCGACCGGCGCGAGCGCCTCGAGCATGCGACCGCCGTACGGGGCGTCGAACGCGAAGGTCCGCGGGCTGGTCGGCCTGCCCGTGATCGTCTGGGACGTCGACACCCGCGACTGGGAGGAACCGGGGACGGACGTCGTCGTCGATCGCGCGATCACCCAGAGCTCGCGGGGCAGCATCGTGCTCCTGCACGACACCCATCAGCAGACCGTGGACGCCGTGCCGGCGATCATCGCGGGCCTGCGCGGACGCGGCTTCGCGTTGTCGACCGTCGCCGGGCAGTTCGACGGCGGCCTCCCGGGTCCCGGGACGCTCGTGAGCCACGGGCCGCGATGA
- a CDS encoding DUF5671 domain-containing protein, whose amino-acid sequence MSDATPPEEEVRPPESSGRAQGTVRRLIVYTLLAVLVVIAAIGVAGLLGRLLESTAPIASRGAGDLALSLAFTLIGGPLAALLWWSVQRRLGDDTERGSLAWGLYLTVLYVVSLAVAVSALLTAADAAIHGRWDPVAAATTVTWALVWTWHRWMLRRTRSQPLRMTTVPLVIAAAYGLVVALIGGIGALGGLLDEAIRGLAAIEIAGGSWWRAPVTAIVTLVVGATIWAWHWFRDDVRRLRTGFADVGLVVVGVLATAATMLTGIAVALFVLLRLAFDPGDPASLVLAPLGTAIAAAVVGGLAWQHHRTVAVDRGDRVQRAVRLVMSGVGLIATASGIGVVLNATLAELVSPLAGSDNRTLLLSGLSALIVGAPVWWLNWRPLRHPDPAEVADAGRRVYLVVVFGVSAIVALVALLVIGYRLFEFVLEPAAAASLVDRIRAPLGVLVATALVFGYHFAVWRRDRAEIAAQGLAHARRIARVILVAAGDTDALERGIAEATGASVTVWRRALDVPETTPDAAALIAALEGVSARRVLLLAGPGDRVEALPLSD is encoded by the coding sequence ATGTCCGACGCGACGCCCCCCGAGGAGGAGGTCCGCCCGCCCGAGTCGAGCGGGAGGGCGCAGGGCACGGTGCGTCGTCTGATCGTCTACACGCTCCTGGCGGTGCTCGTCGTCATCGCCGCGATCGGCGTCGCCGGCCTGCTCGGGCGCCTGCTCGAGTCCACGGCGCCGATCGCGTCGCGCGGCGCGGGCGACCTGGCGCTCTCGCTCGCGTTCACGCTCATCGGCGGTCCGCTCGCCGCCCTGCTGTGGTGGTCGGTCCAGCGGCGACTGGGCGATGACACCGAGCGCGGCTCGCTGGCCTGGGGGCTGTATCTCACGGTCCTCTACGTGGTTTCGCTCGCGGTGGCCGTGTCGGCGCTCCTCACTGCAGCGGACGCCGCGATCCACGGCCGTTGGGATCCGGTCGCGGCCGCGACGACCGTGACCTGGGCGCTCGTCTGGACCTGGCACCGATGGATGCTGCGGCGCACCCGGAGTCAGCCGTTGCGCATGACGACGGTCCCGCTCGTGATCGCCGCCGCGTACGGGCTGGTCGTCGCGCTCATCGGCGGCATCGGCGCGCTCGGCGGCCTGCTCGACGAGGCGATCCGGGGGCTCGCAGCGATCGAGATCGCCGGAGGCTCGTGGTGGCGGGCGCCCGTGACCGCGATCGTCACCCTGGTGGTCGGCGCGACGATCTGGGCCTGGCACTGGTTCCGGGACGACGTCCGCCGGCTGCGCACGGGCTTCGCCGACGTGGGACTCGTCGTGGTCGGCGTGCTCGCCACCGCCGCGACGATGCTCACCGGCATCGCCGTGGCACTGTTCGTCCTGCTTCGGCTGGCCTTCGACCCGGGCGATCCCGCCAGCCTGGTGCTCGCCCCGCTGGGCACCGCGATCGCCGCCGCGGTCGTCGGAGGGCTCGCATGGCAGCATCACCGCACCGTGGCCGTCGACCGCGGCGACCGGGTCCAGCGCGCCGTCCGGCTCGTGATGTCGGGGGTCGGCCTGATCGCCACGGCCTCGGGGATCGGCGTGGTGCTCAACGCCACGCTCGCCGAGCTCGTCTCACCCCTCGCGGGGTCCGACAACCGAACGCTCCTGCTCAGCGGCCTGAGCGCGCTCATCGTCGGCGCACCGGTCTGGTGGCTGAACTGGCGGCCGCTGCGCCATCCCGACCCGGCGGAGGTCGCCGACGCCGGTCGCCGCGTCTACCTCGTCGTCGTCTTCGGGGTCAGCGCGATCGTCGCGCTCGTCGCCCTGCTCGTCATCGGCTACCGGCTCTTCGAGTTCGTGCTCGAACCGGCCGCAGCGGCGAGCCTCGTCGACCGGATCCGGGCGCCGCTCGGCGTCCTCGTCGCGACCGCGCTGGTGTTCGGCTACCACTTCGCGGTCTGGCGTCGCGATCGCGCCGAGATCGCCGCGCAGGGCCTGGCACATGCCCGCCGCATCGCCCGCGTCATCCTCGTCGCCGCGGGCGACACCGATGCGCTCGAACGCGGCATCGCCGAGGCGACCGGCGCCTCCGTCACGGTGTGGCGACGCGCCCTCGACGTGCCCGAGACGACACCGGATGCCGCGGCCCTCATCGCGGCGCTCGAGGGCGTCTCCGCGCGTCGCGTGCTCCTGCTCGCAGGTCCGGGCGATCGCGTCGAGGCGCTGCCGTTGTCGGACTGA
- a CDS encoding GNAT family N-acetyltransferase encodes MSEPDVRLVRMSDAEVEAWLPIAMAHYEEARREAGDTPEQAAAGRRASEERFFPDGRIVDGQLLHAIRIGDEDAGWLWVGPWDDSGSVWWVWDLMVHPGYRRRGVARRAMLAAEEIAREHGAVTLMLNVFADNEAAVALYDALGFRAASLHMAKPL; translated from the coding sequence ATGAGCGAACCCGACGTGCGCCTGGTCCGGATGTCCGATGCCGAGGTGGAGGCCTGGCTGCCCATCGCCATGGCCCACTACGAGGAGGCCCGGAGGGAGGCGGGCGACACACCCGAACAGGCGGCCGCCGGGCGGCGCGCCTCCGAGGAGCGCTTCTTCCCCGACGGCCGGATCGTGGACGGGCAGTTGCTGCACGCGATCCGGATCGGCGACGAGGACGCCGGGTGGCTGTGGGTCGGTCCGTGGGATGACTCGGGGTCGGTCTGGTGGGTCTGGGACCTCATGGTGCACCCGGGCTACCGGCGTCGCGGCGTCGCGCGCCGCGCGATGCTCGCGGCCGAGGAGATCGCACGCGAGCACGGCGCGGTCACGCTCATGCTCAACGTGTTCGCCGACAACGAGGCCGCGGTCGCGCTCTACGACGCGCTCGGGTTCCGGGCGGCGTCGCTGCACATGGCCAAGCCGCTCTGA
- a CDS encoding acyltransferase family protein translates to MVAHTPALAGWTTDRKTYLDNLKVVLIAAIIAIHAVLGYVGSDQYWTYADVQETTLHPVTEAVLAVVVVPFGLFMIALLFLVAGLLTPSSLRRKGGRRFVVDRLVRLGIPFAAFTFVLWPATTYALYHAFGAAPGSFWDEYLSDEGAIDTGHLWFLGVLLIFSLGYAGLRALLGGTRRDAAETTPRTPRAIRLAHLGGLAAAVAGVTFLVRLAFPYGSESATDLNLWEWPGCVALFGLGIVACDRDWTTRVPSRLVRGSGIITIVAAITAAGFLFLVMQLGSTDLMWGGWTWPAITLDVIESALMVFGSVWLLGTSQRHLARPLPAGAALGRSAYGAFLLQGFVLIGLALALRWLSLPAELKALVVAAGGVAGSFALAWLLVSRVRWLSRII, encoded by the coding sequence ATGGTCGCGCACACGCCCGCGCTCGCGGGGTGGACCACCGATCGGAAGACGTACCTCGACAACCTCAAGGTGGTCCTGATCGCCGCCATCATCGCGATCCACGCGGTGCTGGGCTACGTCGGCTCAGACCAGTACTGGACGTACGCCGACGTGCAGGAGACGACGCTGCATCCCGTCACCGAAGCGGTGCTCGCCGTGGTGGTCGTGCCGTTCGGGCTGTTCATGATCGCACTCCTGTTCCTGGTCGCCGGCCTCCTCACCCCGTCGTCGCTCAGGCGGAAAGGCGGGCGACGATTCGTCGTCGACCGGCTGGTGCGCCTCGGCATCCCCTTCGCCGCCTTCACGTTCGTCCTGTGGCCGGCGACGACGTACGCGCTCTACCATGCGTTCGGCGCAGCACCCGGGTCCTTCTGGGACGAGTACCTCAGCGACGAGGGCGCCATCGACACGGGGCACCTGTGGTTCCTCGGCGTCCTGCTGATCTTCTCGCTCGGCTACGCGGGGCTGCGGGCACTGCTCGGGGGGACGCGCCGGGACGCCGCGGAGACCACGCCGCGCACGCCCCGAGCCATCCGCCTCGCACACCTCGGCGGGCTCGCCGCCGCGGTCGCCGGCGTCACGTTCCTGGTCCGCCTCGCATTCCCGTACGGCAGCGAATCCGCCACCGACCTCAACCTCTGGGAGTGGCCCGGATGCGTCGCCCTGTTCGGCCTCGGGATCGTCGCCTGCGATCGCGACTGGACCACCCGGGTCCCATCCCGGCTCGTGCGCGGATCGGGCATCATCACGATCGTCGCCGCGATCACCGCCGCCGGGTTCCTGTTCCTCGTGATGCAGCTCGGTTCGACCGACCTCATGTGGGGCGGATGGACGTGGCCGGCGATCACGCTCGACGTCATCGAGAGCGCGCTCATGGTGTTCGGCTCCGTGTGGCTGCTCGGCACGTCGCAGCGCCATCTCGCCCGCCCGCTCCCCGCCGGCGCGGCCCTGGGGCGCAGCGCGTACGGCGCGTTCCTCCTGCAGGGCTTCGTGCTCATCGGCCTGGCCCTCGCCCTGCGGTGGCTGTCCCTGCCCGCCGAGCTGAAGGCGCTCGTCGTGGCGGCCGGCGGCGTCGCGGGTTCGTTCGCCCTCGCGTGGCTGCTCGTCAGCCGGGTGCGGTGGCTCTCGCGCATCATCTAG
- a CDS encoding SDR family NAD(P)-dependent oxidoreductase translates to MARTARGARILITGAAGGMGWMYAERAVDEGAASVVLWDRDAPTLARAADELGSRSRGRTDVRSYAVDVSELGAIAKTAHKVRRDVGNPDILVNNAGIVRGNRFFWETDAGDDVRPTMLVNALAPMYVAREFLPAMIASGRPARVVNIGSAAGTLANPRMAVYAASKAALNGWSDSLRLELRQAGHAHVTVTTVTPSYVSTGMFHGARGPLLAPVLEPEVVVDRVWRAMLDGRPLVELPASVRLSRALRALLPTRVFDRVVGDGFGVYRSMEAFRGRD, encoded by the coding sequence ATGGCGAGAACGGCGCGGGGCGCGCGCATCCTGATCACCGGGGCGGCGGGCGGCATGGGCTGGATGTACGCGGAGCGCGCGGTCGATGAGGGCGCCGCCTCGGTGGTGCTCTGGGATCGCGACGCGCCCACGCTCGCGCGGGCCGCCGACGAGCTCGGCAGCCGGTCCCGCGGACGCACGGACGTGCGGTCGTACGCTGTCGACGTGTCGGAGCTCGGCGCGATCGCGAAGACCGCGCACAAGGTGCGCCGCGACGTCGGGAACCCGGACATCCTCGTCAACAACGCGGGGATCGTCCGCGGCAACCGGTTCTTCTGGGAGACCGACGCGGGCGACGACGTCCGGCCCACGATGCTCGTGAACGCGCTCGCACCCATGTACGTGGCCCGCGAGTTCCTGCCCGCCATGATCGCGTCGGGCCGGCCCGCGCGGGTGGTCAACATCGGCAGCGCCGCGGGGACGCTCGCCAACCCGCGCATGGCCGTGTACGCGGCATCCAAGGCGGCGCTCAACGGCTGGAGCGACTCGCTGCGACTCGAGCTGCGGCAGGCCGGGCACGCGCACGTGACCGTGACGACGGTGACGCCCTCGTACGTCTCGACGGGCATGTTCCACGGCGCCCGCGGCCCGCTGCTGGCCCCCGTGCTGGAGCCCGAGGTCGTCGTCGATCGCGTGTGGCGCGCGATGCTCGACGGGCGACCGCTCGTCGAGCTGCCCGCCTCAGTGCGCCTCTCGCGCGCACTGCGGGCGCTGCTGCCGACCCGCGTGTTCGACCGCGTGGTGGGCGACGGCTTCGGGGTCTACCGGTCGATGGAGGCGTTCCGCGGTCGGGACTGA
- a CDS encoding serine/threonine-protein kinase — MDTPTEQVPGAAFDPLVGSALDGRYRIQGLIGRGGMAAVYRADDLALGRHVAVKVFSPATEGIDDVDRRRSETALLASLTHPALVTLYDAARDAESNREFLVMELVEGEDLREILRRGAIPRRDAARMLADLAEGLHVIHSRGIVHRDVKPANVLLAPAHLPTRRWNAKLADFGIARLLDESRLTATGRIIGTPGYLSPEQVRGEPVGSSADVYSLGLLLLEALTGEQPFPGPALESASARLVRDPVVPADLGPEWVDLLTAMTARDPGDRPSALDIALAAQSLEVGPMHATSTGEGLDGGSAGAGIAHPPAQHDEHDTRIIAAVGATGAIESLVEDATVAVPAAAVAPPLADDDDATAATRVLTVDTLPGERLGAAAEPAPVSGRRAVRRAPRWVMLGIAAGLALLAGLVLVPALAGLGGGGAEPEQTPTPAPTMPSVPGDLGLHLEQLEEAVTP; from the coding sequence ATGGACACCCCCACGGAACAGGTCCCCGGGGCCGCGTTCGACCCGCTGGTCGGGTCGGCGCTCGACGGTCGCTACCGGATCCAGGGCTTGATCGGACGCGGCGGCATGGCCGCCGTGTACCGCGCCGACGACCTGGCGCTCGGTCGACACGTCGCGGTGAAGGTCTTCAGCCCCGCGACCGAGGGCATCGACGACGTCGATCGCCGGCGATCGGAGACCGCGCTGCTCGCGAGCCTGACGCACCCCGCGCTCGTGACGCTGTACGACGCGGCGCGTGACGCCGAGAGCAACCGCGAGTTCCTGGTGATGGAGCTGGTCGAGGGCGAGGACCTCCGCGAGATCCTGCGACGCGGCGCCATCCCCCGGCGCGACGCCGCCCGCATGCTCGCCGACCTGGCCGAGGGGCTGCACGTCATCCACTCGCGGGGGATCGTCCACCGCGACGTGAAGCCGGCGAACGTGCTGCTGGCGCCGGCGCACCTGCCGACCCGGCGGTGGAACGCGAAGCTCGCCGACTTCGGCATCGCCCGGCTCCTCGACGAGTCGCGCCTGACGGCGACCGGTCGCATCATCGGCACGCCGGGCTACCTGAGCCCCGAGCAGGTCCGGGGCGAGCCGGTCGGCAGCTCGGCCGACGTGTACTCGCTCGGCCTGCTGCTGCTCGAGGCGCTCACGGGCGAGCAGCCCTTCCCCGGCCCCGCGCTCGAGTCGGCGAGCGCCCGACTCGTTCGGGATCCGGTGGTTCCCGCCGACCTCGGTCCGGAGTGGGTCGACCTGCTGACCGCGATGACCGCGCGCGATCCCGGAGACCGCCCGAGCGCGCTCGACATCGCCCTCGCCGCCCAGTCGCTCGAGGTCGGCCCCATGCACGCGACCTCGACGGGCGAGGGCCTCGACGGGGGCTCCGCCGGTGCCGGCATCGCCCATCCGCCGGCCCAGCACGACGAACACGACACGCGCATCATCGCGGCCGTCGGGGCGACCGGCGCGATCGAATCGCTGGTCGAGGACGCCACGGTGGCCGTCCCCGCGGCGGCCGTCGCACCACCGCTCGCGGACGACGACGACGCGACCGCCGCGACTCGGGTGCTGACCGTCGACACGTTGCCGGGTGAGCGACTGGGGGCGGCGGCCGAGCCCGCACCCGTCTCCGGGCGCCGCGCGGTGCGCCGGGCTCCGCGCTGGGTGATGCTCGGAATCGCCGCCGGACTCGCCCTGCTCGCGGGCCTCGTGCTCGTGCCCGCGCTCGCCGGCCTCGGCGGCGGCGGCGCCGAGCCCGAACAGACGCCGACGCCGGCACCGACGATGCCGAGCGTTCCGGGCGACCTCGGCCTGCACCTCGAGCAACTCGAGGAGGCGGTGACGCCATGA
- a CDS encoding exodeoxyribonuclease III, which translates to MRIATWNVNSIRTRYGRVVDFMVREDVDVLAMQEIKCTAEQFPHDAFEAAGYEVAIHGLSQWNGVAIASRVPISDVATEFPGMPGFLKGQEGPDLPKEARAIGATVDGVRVWSLYVPNGRSLGDPHYTYKLDWLAALAEHTRAETTAHPEVPFALMGDFNIAPLDEDNGDPAVVEGFSTHVSQPERQAFFTLEDAGVTDVVRALVPTGFTYWDYKQLKFVRNEGMRIDFILGSAPFAEAVTAATIHRNERKGDAPSDHVPVLVDLELSRVDDDLPMIFG; encoded by the coding sequence ATGCGCATCGCCACCTGGAACGTCAACTCGATCCGCACCCGGTACGGCCGCGTCGTGGACTTCATGGTGCGAGAAGACGTCGACGTGCTCGCCATGCAGGAGATCAAGTGCACGGCCGAGCAGTTCCCGCACGACGCGTTCGAGGCCGCGGGATACGAGGTGGCCATCCACGGCCTGAGCCAGTGGAACGGCGTCGCGATCGCGAGCCGCGTGCCCATCTCCGACGTCGCGACGGAGTTCCCGGGGATGCCGGGATTCCTCAAGGGGCAGGAGGGCCCCGACCTGCCGAAGGAGGCGCGCGCGATCGGCGCGACGGTCGACGGCGTGCGCGTATGGAGCCTGTACGTGCCCAACGGCCGCTCGCTCGGCGATCCGCACTACACCTACAAGCTCGACTGGCTCGCGGCGCTCGCCGAGCACACGCGTGCCGAGACGACCGCGCACCCCGAGGTCCCGTTCGCGCTCATGGGCGACTTCAACATCGCGCCCCTCGACGAGGACAACGGCGACCCCGCCGTCGTCGAGGGCTTCTCCACCCACGTGTCGCAGCCCGAGCGGCAGGCGTTCTTCACGCTCGAGGATGCCGGCGTGACCGACGTCGTCCGCGCGTTGGTGCCGACGGGCTTCACCTACTGGGATTACAAGCAGCTCAAGTTCGTGCGCAACGAGGGCATGCGGATCGACTTCATCCTCGGCTCGGCGCCGTTCGCCGAGGCCGTGACCGCTGCGACGATCCACCGCAACGAGCGCAAGGGCGACGCGCCGAGCGATCACGTCCCGGTGCTCGTCGACCTCGAGCTCAGCCGGGTCGACGACGACCTGCCGATGATCTTCGGCTGA
- a CDS encoding cell wall-binding repeat-containing protein, which translates to MAPAPMAGLRRASVLVASLALLGTGIAPAHASDLPSPELTPRPAELVDAGDDTGLRAAPREGTPAFYLEGGAGGADAADGGIRTFAAEGSSDGTAATGSISGRITYWANGVSQGGLATGVAVAVKWDDVAGEWAGYTSAEADATGAYSLTSLPAGDYAVLAYDDLAGSPLIPEFWEDAQHISWATVTTLADGQAVTGVDEQLEPLVKDRIAGADRYETAVLASQAAFGEEVPCAFVATGANFPDALSAGPAAAHCGGPLLLVPGTVIPPVVLAELKRLSPERIVIAGSAAVVSSGVETTLKGIAPVTRYAGTDRYDTSRRIVAGEFGTAPAAWVATGANFPDALSASGAAAAADIPVLIVPGIASTLDSASAGALTKLGAKTVAIAGSAAVVSSGIQASIGKLSTAPQVLRLAGADRYATALAIVRFVWDGQSSIYGFSASGSNFPDALAGAPVAGWLYAPLYITSEYCTSLGVQTQVTELGIAEFFVLGKYQPLYYNGWQPFRSC; encoded by the coding sequence ATGGCCCCTGCGCCCATGGCCGGGCTGCGTCGTGCTTCCGTGCTCGTCGCCTCCCTGGCCCTCCTCGGCACCGGCATCGCACCGGCCCACGCCTCCGACCTGCCCTCCCCCGAGCTCACGCCGCGCCCGGCAGAGCTCGTCGATGCCGGCGACGACACCGGCCTGCGCGCGGCTCCCCGAGAAGGCACGCCCGCGTTCTACCTCGAGGGCGGCGCGGGCGGCGCGGATGCGGCCGACGGCGGCATCCGCACGTTCGCCGCCGAGGGTTCCTCGGATGGCACGGCCGCGACCGGGTCGATCAGCGGCCGGATCACGTACTGGGCGAACGGCGTCTCGCAGGGCGGCCTCGCGACCGGCGTCGCCGTGGCCGTCAAGTGGGACGACGTCGCAGGCGAGTGGGCCGGCTACACGAGCGCCGAAGCCGACGCCACGGGTGCCTACTCGCTCACCTCCCTGCCCGCGGGCGACTACGCGGTGCTCGCATACGACGACCTGGCCGGTTCGCCGCTCATCCCGGAGTTCTGGGAGGACGCGCAGCACATCTCCTGGGCGACCGTGACCACGCTCGCCGACGGGCAGGCGGTGACCGGCGTCGACGAGCAGCTCGAACCGCTCGTGAAGGACCGCATCGCGGGTGCCGATCGATACGAGACGGCGGTCCTCGCATCCCAGGCCGCCTTCGGCGAGGAGGTGCCCTGCGCCTTCGTCGCGACCGGCGCCAACTTCCCCGATGCGCTCAGCGCCGGCCCCGCGGCGGCGCACTGCGGCGGCCCCCTGCTGCTCGTGCCCGGCACGGTCATCCCGCCGGTCGTCCTCGCCGAGCTCAAGCGACTCTCGCCCGAGCGGATCGTCATCGCGGGCAGCGCCGCGGTGGTCTCGTCGGGCGTGGAGACGACCCTCAAGGGCATCGCGCCCGTGACGCGCTACGCGGGAACCGACCGCTACGACACCTCGCGCAGGATCGTCGCGGGCGAGTTCGGGACGGCGCCCGCCGCCTGGGTCGCGACAGGAGCCAACTTCCCCGACGCGCTGTCGGCGAGCGGCGCCGCGGCAGCGGCCGACATCCCCGTGCTCATCGTGCCCGGAATCGCGTCGACCCTCGATTCCGCCTCCGCCGGCGCGCTGACGAAGCTCGGTGCGAAGACGGTCGCCATCGCGGGCAGCGCCGCGGTGGTCTCGTCGGGCATCCAGGCGTCGATCGGGAAGCTGTCGACCGCGCCGCAGGTGCTCCGCCTGGCCGGCGCCGATCGGTACGCGACCGCGCTCGCGATCGTGAGATTCGTCTGGGACGGGCAGTCGTCGATCTACGGGTTCTCGGCGAGCGGCTCGAACTTCCCCGACGCGCTCGCCGGCGCTCCCGTGGCCGGATGGCTGTACGCGCCGCTCTACATCACCTCGGAGTACTGCACGAGCCTGGGCGTCCAGACGCAGGTGACCGAGCTCGGGATCGCGGAGTTCTTCGTCCTCGGCAAGTACCAGCCGCTGTACTACAACGGATGGCAGCCGTTCCGCTCCTGCTGA
- a CDS encoding DUF6328 family protein, with the protein MANDPRPDPTSIEDDGDEYRDETPGERLDRKWNDILQELRVVMTGTQLITGFLLAVAFQPKFAELEQREVTLYLILVVLATISTMLGLAPVILHRQLSGQNQKERVVRVANALLLALLVVVSLTSAGVAMLIFDVTVSQQAGYTAGGVALVVLLAFWIVVPRIGKREPRERRAAR; encoded by the coding sequence ATGGCGAACGATCCCCGACCAGATCCCACGTCGATCGAGGACGACGGCGACGAGTATCGAGACGAGACGCCCGGCGAGCGGCTCGACCGGAAGTGGAACGACATCCTGCAGGAGCTCCGGGTCGTGATGACCGGCACGCAGCTCATCACGGGCTTCCTGCTCGCGGTCGCCTTCCAGCCGAAGTTCGCCGAGCTCGAGCAGCGCGAGGTCACGCTCTACCTCATCCTCGTGGTCCTGGCGACGATCTCGACCATGCTCGGCCTGGCCCCGGTCATCCTGCATCGCCAGCTCAGCGGTCAGAACCAGAAGGAGCGGGTCGTGCGGGTCGCGAATGCGCTGCTGCTCGCGCTCCTCGTGGTCGTCTCACTGACCTCGGCCGGGGTCGCCATGCTCATCTTCGACGTGACCGTCAGCCAGCAGGCCGGCTACACCGCGGGCGGAGTCGCGCTCGTCGTGCTGCTCGCCTTCTGGATCGTCGTGCCGCGGATCGGCAAGCGCGAACCGAGGGAGCGCCGCGCGGCCCGCTGA